TCACCATCATGAGCCTGCGCGCCTTCATTCCCGCGCTCAAGGCTGTTGACAAGACCGCCATCATCCTGTGTTCCAGCGTGTTGTTCTTCGTGTTCAAGATTCTGAATCTCAAGGATCTGGAAGAGATTCCCTGGAACATCATCCTGCTGTTCGCGGGCGCCATGTCCATCGGTTTCTGCCTGTGGGAGACCGGCGCGGCCAAGTGGATGGCCGTGAACTGGCTGGTCATGTTCCAGAACGCCAACTGGTTCGTGTTCGTCCTGTCCATCGCCTTCTTCGTCATGATCATGACCAACTTCATCATGAACGTGGCGGCAATCGCCATATCCCTGCCAGTGGCTCTGGTCATCGCGCCGTATCTCGGCGTGGCCCCGGAAGTCATCCTGTACGCCTCCCTGGTGGTTGCGGGCATGCCCTTCCTGCTGCTGGTGGGTGCGGCCCCGAACGCCATTGCCTACGACTCCGGCCAGTTCTCTACCGGCGAGTTCTTCGGCTATGGCGTACCCGCGAGCATCATGCTCATGGTCGTGGTCGGAATTGCCTGCCTCGTGATCTGGCCTATCATGGGGATGCCTGTTACTCTGCCCGTCGGTGGCTAGAGCATAGACCCTGACGACAACATGCTGCCGGGCGGCCGACCGCCCGGCAGTTCAACTGGTTTACCAGACGTATGAGGGCCCTGATGAAACAGCTTGAAGCACTCTTCGACCACATCACTTCCCGGGTGAACGTCAATCTCAAACCCATGGGTGTCGACGTCGCCCCCTACCTGAAGAACGCGGTTCCCCGCGAGCGGCACGCCCGCTACTACGCGTTCTACGCCCTGACCACGGATCATCCCATGCATTTCCGGTTTCGGAGCAGCAGTCTGTCCGGGACCTACTTTCTGGGCAAGACGTTCGTGGACCGTTCCATTCTCTACAAAAGCGACCTTCGCGGCGACGAACTCAAGGCCAAGGGCGACGAGGTGGAGTTCGAGGGCGGCAGGACGAGACTCTTTCAGGACGAGTCCTTTCTCATTTCCAACAGCTTTCTGAACAAGACCCTGGTTCACAACAACTCCAAGAATCCGCAGATCCCCGAGTATTTCCGCATCCTGAATACCGTGGCAATGCCTTGGGCCAATATACACGGCACCACGACGGAAGGCGTGTATCTCGGCCCCTTTTCCACGGTGGACCTTTCCGTGATGCACTCCTGCGTTGTCGGGGATTTCGCCTATGTGCAGGCGGGCGACCTGTCCCGGGAGACCATCGAGCCGGGCCGCGTGTGGATCAAGTACGACGGCCTGTTCGAATTCGACTACGTGTACCCGGCCGGCGTGGTGGAGAAGTACGTGTCTCTGGACGGGAACGGACGGCTGTCCGGCGAGTTCTCGGACTATCTGGACGAGCGCAAGGAGGATTTCGTTCCCATCTATTCCTCTGTCGTGCCCGATGCCATGGAAAACGTGCCGGACGACG
Above is a window of Pseudodesulfovibrio tunisiensis DNA encoding:
- a CDS encoding transferase, with amino-acid sequence MKQLEALFDHITSRVNVNLKPMGVDVAPYLKNAVPRERHARYYAFYALTTDHPMHFRFRSSSLSGTYFLGKTFVDRSILYKSDLRGDELKAKGDEVEFEGGRTRLFQDESFLISNSFLNKTLVHNNSKNPQIPEYFRILNTVAMPWANIHGTTTEGVYLGPFSTVDLSVMHSCVVGDFAYVQAGDLSRETIEPGRVWIKYDGLFEFDYVYPAGVVEKYVSLDGNGRLSGEFSDYLDERKEDFVPIYSSVVPDAMENVPDDAFVSLYAVIKGDCAVGHNALVAQRAHIENSRLGDGANAQENCYILNSRYDGMDVTAHGGKVIHTHLGIKVFVGFNSFLRGSENAEITVGTNSIVMPHTIIDAEEPIHVPDNSLVWGYVTRQADLDTQCISLDEFAKAKVLSLGNMRFQGDGAAFVRAFKHRIDHILEENGAYYDGSEETKGHAQKTQKVSFNILQPFQSGDATGMYPTMTIGDNA